In Pagrus major chromosome 23, Pma_NU_1.0, the genomic window CTTCCTGGATGGGTGGCAGCCTCCGGCCCATGACTCAACTGGCCAGCCCTTAAAAGATCCCATCGAGTCGCAGCACAAACAAGATGCTTTATGGGAAAGTAGGGCGGCACAAACTCTACAGAACCAAGCTCGACAGACAGCGGAAGGCCATGGGGAAGACACTAATGAAGTGTAAGCATGTAGACAGAAAAAGTAACAGAACAAGGCATAATTATCTTTTATAGCAGGAGTGACAAGCCAGCCAAATTCCTAATGGCTTTAACCAGTAGTTTATTGCCTGATAAAATCAGTCTGGAGGATGAAATGAGAATAAATCATTTCGGTGTATCTCATCAGAAACATTACTGACACCTTATACTCTGCATTTATAATGTTTGAACTGACATTTCTATTTCAGAGAGGGAAGTAGCCTTCCGCCAGAGGGTGAGAGACTTTACTGCTGCAGTTATGACTTTGTGGCTCGAAACAGCAGTGAACTCTCTGTGCTACAAGGAGAAACACTAGAGGTACACACCCATAATTAGACTGAGAGGAATTAGAATATGTCACAAAACTTGGCTGATTGTGAGTCATCTTTTGTTTAGGTAATTGAGTCATCAAAACGATGGTGGAAGTGTCAAAATCGCTTTGACCAGATAGGATTTGTTCCCTTTAATATCCTGGAGCCTCTGTCTGCTCTGAATAACACTGGGAGAAACAGCCCAGTGGTACGCAGACAGTCAACGGTAGagtacatacacacaacacagacatacacattttttgctGTTGCCTCAAACATTGGTGGCATTTTCTCTCATGCTGCCTTGCAGTTTTTATTCATTCCTGCTTTTCCACAACAGAAGACGGCCCTTTCCCCTCGGTCAAAGTACTTCTCATATGCTCCACAAAGCCCAGTTGGGACCAGTCCAACAAGTCCGTTGCGACCACAGAGCATGGTTTTACCTTCTTCAACAATGCAGGGAGAAGACAGTGACAGAGGTAACGTGCCTATACATGTTGAATATCAGCCATGGTAAATCACAAACAGGGACTTGTTAGACTATCACGAGagttcataaaaatgtttgatcTTAGGAACTTCTTGTGTTAAAATCTGCAACCCATAAACTCATCcaaagacatgaaaaataagtgaaaaaagcTAAATACACTATAATTGCTATAATTGGGTTTTTGCAGGTGCAGTCAGATGCTTGAACATTGTAGAATTACAGAATAACGGGATGTTGTTGATAGGAAGTACAGAGATTAAAATAAACTGACTGTGTGGTCTAAAAATCAGTAGACACATATCATTAACATTTATCACATTAAAGTAAATGCAAAACAACCCTGGAGGTTGAGCACTCATCTTGAGAAAAGTGACTCACAGTACTTGGTTTTGTGTGTATCATATTTGCAGTCCTTATAATGAATGATGAGCTTCTTCAGCGGCTGGCTGAGAAAAAAGACTCAATCCGACGGGTGGTCCCCCGCACAGCTGACACTTCTGTCCCCCTGAACTATCACTCACCGTCTGCCGAGGTGGAGGCCTGGCTCACCAGCAAGAGCTTCAGTCAGCAGTGAGTGTGCACGGTTGGAGGAGACTCTAGCTCACGCACTAGTTCAGTTATAGCCAAGCCTCAAGATCCACTATTACATTTAACATATCCAACACTGGTTGTGTGCCTAAATGACTCACTTTATGCATTTGTATTACTAATGATATAATCACCACATTATGGCTTTAATATTATACTAAATGAAAATGATCCAGGGGCGATATTGACTCTACTgtatcagatactttaaagcAAGACACAGATGTTATTGGCCTGCCTTGGCTGCAGTGAGTTGTATGGGGGTGCTTATTGGACGCTTGGGAACTATCGACTTGAAGaacaatgaagaaaatcaaatcaaagtcGTCTCCACAATGAATTTCATTATACTTGCAGCACATACAGCTTTCAAATGTAGACTCCTACATATTGTTTAGTGGACAACAGCGCcctcaaatgtcaaaatgtcttccctGCCAATGTTTATGTGTTGCATCTTAACTGTGAACTGAGTTGAGTTGAACTTAAACACTGGGCTGAGGACATTTAGGGGCACAAAGAGcaacaagaa contains:
- the eps8l1a gene encoding epidermal growth factor receptor kinase substrate 8-like protein 1a, with amino-acid sequence MVTQGEQPPPGGLPIYKDSGKVNGDSAESKHASLLNAAREVEILNHCFDDVERFMSRLQQTAEAQSILNQRGKKKRSRKSKKGNQDDDLLTMKACPPSEEEFVDIFQKIKYSLSLLDRLKSSITQPDAPELLHAVFVPLRLMEKTTGGPALGASVVSPAMTSGAVSLLQEHLTEREKGLWTSLGPNWTSPCSQLSVSVPPYTPVFLDGWQPPAHDSTGQPLKDPIESQHKQDALWESRAAQTLQNQARQTAEGHGEDTNEVEGSSLPPEGERLYCCSYDFVARNSSELSVLQGETLEVIESSKRWWKCQNRFDQIGFVPFNILEPLSALNNTGRNSPVVRRQSTVEYIHTTQTYTFFAVASNIGGIFSHAALQFLFIPAFPQQKTALSPRSKYFSYAPQSPVGTSPTSPLRPQSMVLPSSTMQGEDSDRVLIMNDELLQRLAEKKDSIRRVVPRTADTSVPLNYHSPSAEVEAWLTSKSFSQQTIQSLGILTGAQLFSLNKEELRAVSPEEGARVYSQILVQKALLEDVRKATELETVMERQKLKIDQKSESDKV